A genomic region of Dickeya solani IPO 2222 contains the following coding sequences:
- a CDS encoding contractile injection system tape measure protein has protein sequence MTQPHRIHTASLTLDFCHSSEAERFERDAPRFVQQQLLPLIDALFDRFSPPHQLWVIDHLTFDLGALPASDLESALLAALQQQLTDALRAQQPSDATLPHKDHDTSAAEIQVLDGPAAQWRQLQFFLQHGVMPWHYSSRQGWRQADSHRHWLADAVRRHYAELNRLLSASARPASPIARLVSQLPATALNGWLERLTPAHQDIALRCLAAQPEPDAMPAALRARLHRHWHQRIHQALRQRRLRQELLPIWATLLGAQRARFLLALYACGQQPEVVRGMAQAVDDNAFDDLLTLLAPQAQPFIQQVIRHPAWFRHPETTVATDQSAPLDQLLREFTLHYLLVQRGSQFNKRRYMAGLVGRMASHHNIERTDVLQTLYLQLAAWPGDQALKQPLLSLLTTLWGEMAPLARALPGLPDMTPGAQPLRHRPVTGDAVRHREPVAAETADHKLRQQWAEALQQADDAALNRVWRQCSPAMLLTLRPVLMRCGQQSQVRQRWVVRFSTATQYRLLTLLEPADAPFIRDLMDDVRASQPAIAARSANAPGESLLTHSLWSLTFSYLLAERGSEFNRQSYLDALLRQLAAHHNLSRQALIDALLHHLGAAAATAVRQALLTLLTRLRESDPPVPPPQPKPELKPKPTTSYHIDADLPVPESPLLDAACYQYLYDALTLGDPTRRFEPPAEAQTAWRAASSYAGNDLQRCVQWLLTHHPLLLQRWLAASTHHPASWLRLCAALRPSQAAQLLAQLVALRQPATRLRSLTTTLDNVTRRLTVAQRQAFYGQMIDALAANRTPDWLAIRDAVSQLAPSSGVVAPQPVSATTPAAPAQSTMDDDTALALLNRLASHAPATIADDDIAALSAALARLLPSQPEAVRRVLPPALRSADTAERLADALSDTLHTALLLQLCRNDFLALHPYGRFIANLCHRHPAYRGAARVLEGLLWRVLYRHLFAAGSPPDIAAFITDYLDRLATNEPLRSHQPSPAAFYRFLLQQAQAERLPMTHTLTERLQQLITAAGLHQDPPAIVAVADAGQAPEPAIVATLPVEQPNVAAAPRPAAAPDSAASNTAVPAVIDWRGDETLNTDEPVPIANAGLVLLAPYLPRLLTRLALVQDGAFPQPDARYQAIHRLQYLVDQGQNCAEYQLALNKLLCGLPLNAPIPLTLPPDAAARDTLDALLAAILQHWNALGHTSVDGLRQTFLQREGTLWRQADSWKLEVVPGPFDILLDRLPWGYSTIKYPWMDRPLHVVWR, from the coding sequence ATGACGCAGCCACACCGGATTCACACCGCCAGCCTGACGCTCGACTTTTGCCATTCGTCCGAGGCGGAACGGTTCGAGCGCGACGCCCCGCGCTTTGTGCAACAGCAGCTGTTGCCGTTGATTGACGCGCTGTTCGATCGGTTTTCGCCGCCCCATCAACTGTGGGTGATCGACCACCTGACGTTCGATCTGGGCGCGCTGCCCGCGTCGGATCTGGAATCGGCGCTGCTGGCGGCGCTACAACAGCAACTGACGGACGCACTGCGCGCGCAGCAACCGTCCGACGCGACTCTGCCACATAAAGACCACGACACCAGCGCCGCGGAAATACAGGTGCTGGACGGCCCGGCGGCGCAATGGCGTCAGTTGCAGTTTTTCCTGCAACACGGCGTGATGCCCTGGCATTATTCCAGCCGGCAAGGCTGGCGACAGGCGGATTCCCACCGCCACTGGCTGGCCGACGCCGTGCGCCGGCACTACGCCGAATTAAACCGGCTGCTGAGCGCCAGCGCCCGCCCGGCCAGCCCGATCGCCCGGTTGGTTTCTCAACTGCCGGCGACCGCGTTAAACGGCTGGCTGGAACGACTGACACCCGCCCATCAGGACATCGCGCTGCGTTGTCTGGCCGCACAGCCGGAACCGGATGCGATGCCCGCCGCGCTGCGGGCGCGGCTGCATCGTCACTGGCACCAGCGCATCCATCAGGCGCTGCGTCAGCGCCGTCTGCGACAGGAGTTGCTGCCGATCTGGGCCACGCTGCTCGGTGCCCAGCGCGCACGATTTCTGTTGGCGCTTTACGCCTGCGGGCAACAGCCCGAAGTGGTGCGCGGCATGGCGCAGGCGGTGGATGACAACGCCTTCGACGATTTACTGACGCTATTGGCGCCGCAGGCGCAACCGTTCATCCAACAGGTGATCAGACATCCGGCGTGGTTCCGCCATCCCGAGACTACCGTCGCCACTGACCAGAGCGCCCCGCTGGATCAGCTACTGCGTGAATTCACCCTGCATTATCTGCTGGTGCAGCGCGGCAGTCAGTTCAACAAGCGGCGCTACATGGCCGGGCTGGTCGGCCGCATGGCATCGCACCACAACATCGAACGGACCGACGTGCTGCAAACGCTATATCTACAGCTGGCGGCGTGGCCGGGCGACCAGGCGCTGAAACAGCCGTTGCTGTCGCTGCTGACCACACTGTGGGGGGAAATGGCGCCGCTCGCCCGCGCGCTGCCCGGCCTGCCGGACATGACGCCGGGCGCTCAGCCATTGCGTCACCGGCCGGTTACCGGCGACGCGGTTAGGCATCGGGAGCCGGTCGCGGCAGAAACCGCCGATCACAAACTCCGGCAACAGTGGGCAGAGGCGCTGCAACAGGCTGATGACGCTGCGCTAAATCGGGTGTGGCGCCAATGCTCGCCCGCCATGCTGCTGACGTTACGCCCGGTGCTGATGCGCTGCGGCCAGCAGAGTCAGGTACGCCAGCGCTGGGTGGTGCGTTTTTCCACGGCGACGCAGTATCGCCTGCTGACCCTGCTGGAACCGGCGGACGCGCCGTTCATCCGCGACCTGATGGACGACGTGCGCGCCAGCCAGCCGGCTATCGCCGCCCGTTCGGCCAACGCCCCCGGCGAATCGCTGTTGACGCACAGCCTGTGGAGCCTCACGTTCAGCTACCTGCTGGCGGAACGCGGCAGCGAATTCAACCGACAAAGCTATCTGGACGCGCTGCTGCGGCAACTGGCGGCGCATCATAACCTGTCGCGTCAGGCGCTGATCGACGCCTTGCTGCACCACCTCGGTGCCGCAGCCGCTACCGCGGTGCGCCAGGCGCTGCTGACGTTGCTCACCCGGCTGCGAGAAAGCGATCCTCCCGTGCCGCCGCCGCAACCAAAACCGGAACTGAAACCAAAGCCCACAACGTCATACCACATTGACGCGGATCTCCCTGTGCCAGAGTCCCCGTTGCTTGACGCCGCCTGTTATCAGTACCTGTACGACGCACTGACCCTCGGCGACCCAACGCGCCGCTTTGAGCCGCCCGCTGAGGCGCAAACCGCCTGGCGCGCCGCGTCATCGTATGCCGGTAATGACCTGCAACGCTGCGTGCAGTGGTTACTGACTCACCACCCGTTGCTGCTCCAGCGCTGGCTGGCGGCATCAACGCACCACCCCGCCAGTTGGCTGCGGCTGTGCGCCGCTCTGCGCCCGTCGCAGGCCGCCCAGTTGCTCGCCCAGTTGGTCGCGCTGCGTCAGCCAGCAACTCGCCTGCGTAGCCTGACCACCACACTCGACAACGTCACCCGTCGCCTGACCGTGGCACAGCGGCAGGCGTTTTACGGGCAGATGATCGACGCGCTGGCCGCCAACCGCACGCCGGACTGGCTGGCGATACGCGATGCGGTCAGCCAGCTCGCCCCGTCGTCTGGCGTGGTCGCGCCTCAGCCTGTCAGCGCCACGACGCCCGCTGCCCCGGCGCAATCGACAATGGACGATGACACCGCGCTGGCGCTGTTGAACCGGCTCGCAAGTCACGCCCCGGCGACGATAGCCGACGACGACATTGCCGCGCTCTCCGCCGCACTGGCGCGCCTGCTGCCCTCACAGCCGGAGGCGGTTCGCCGTGTTCTGCCGCCCGCCCTGCGATCGGCGGACACGGCTGAGCGGCTGGCGGACGCGCTATCCGACACCCTGCACACCGCCTTACTGCTGCAGTTATGCCGTAACGACTTTCTGGCGCTGCACCCGTATGGCCGTTTTATCGCCAACCTCTGCCATCGCCACCCGGCATACCGCGGCGCGGCGCGGGTGCTGGAAGGCCTGCTGTGGCGCGTGCTGTACCGCCATCTGTTCGCTGCGGGTTCACCGCCGGATATCGCCGCCTTTATCACTGATTATCTGGACAGGCTGGCGACCAATGAGCCACTGCGCAGCCATCAGCCGTCGCCGGCGGCGTTCTACCGTTTTCTGCTGCAACAGGCGCAGGCCGAGCGGTTACCCATGACCCACACGCTGACCGAACGCCTGCAACAGCTGATCACCGCTGCCGGCCTGCATCAGGATCCGCCGGCGATTGTCGCCGTGGCGGATGCCGGGCAAGCGCCTGAACCCGCCATCGTCGCCACGCTGCCTGTTGAACAGCCAAACGTCGCCGCTGCGCCGCGGCCAGCGGCTGCGCCGGATAGTGCAGCGTCAAACACAGCGGTCCCGGCGGTTATCGACTGGCGGGGCGACGAGACGTTGAACACCGACGAACCGGTGCCGATCGCCAATGCCGGGCTGGTGCTGCTCGCCCCCTACCTCCCTCGTCTGCTGACACGGCTGGCGCTGGTGCAGGACGGCGCATTCCCGCAGCCGGACGCCCGCTATCAGGCCATCCACCGCCTGCAATATCTGGTCGATCAGGGACAAAACTGCGCCGAATATCAGTTGGCGCTGAACAAGCTGCTGTGCGGCCTGCCGCTCAACGCGCCGATTCCGTTGACGCTGCCGCCTGACGCCGCTGCCCGCGACACGCTGGACGCGTTGCTGGCCGCCATCCTTCAGCACTGGAATGCGCTAGGCCACACCTCGGTTGACGGCCTGCGCCAGACCTTTCTGCAACGCGAAGGCACCCTGTGGCGGCAGGCGGACAGTTGGAAACTGGAGGTGGTTCCCGGCCCGTTCGACATACTGCTCGACCGGCTACCGTGGGGATATTCGACCATCAAATACCCCTGGATGGATCGGCCGCTGCACGTGGTCTGGCGTTGA
- a CDS encoding carbohydrate ABC transporter permease, whose protein sequence is MNRKSLIQPGASLVDTLVTPVEKSVNLLQKFGGRRVMPWFFIAPNMLLFAVFVFIPILLAVCYAFTGGTNILLWDRPYVGLQNFTTLLSCEQYTVPATCEQDLFWTGVYNTVSFTFFNVTCTLGVALVTALILNRKIIARGFFRAIFFYPVLLSPVVVGLVWQWFLNRNGLLNLMLSSLGGQPVTFLLEPSLARFWVVFVSVWFHVGFYTLILLAGLQAIPRDIYEAAAVDGTSRWRGFYRLTLPLLAPNILVVVILLTINSVQIFDEAWVLTNGGGPGTANNFIVQYIYQTAFSSNASQYGLASAASVLMGLVLMILTALQFLLTRRLEGKK, encoded by the coding sequence ATGAATCGAAAATCGTTGATTCAGCCCGGCGCGTCGCTGGTGGATACGCTGGTGACGCCGGTGGAAAAATCGGTCAATCTGCTGCAAAAATTCGGCGGCCGCCGGGTGATGCCGTGGTTTTTCATCGCGCCGAACATGCTGCTGTTCGCCGTGTTCGTGTTTATTCCGATCCTGCTGGCGGTGTGCTACGCCTTCACCGGCGGCACCAACATCCTGCTGTGGGACCGGCCATACGTCGGGTTGCAGAACTTCACTACCCTGCTGAGTTGCGAGCAGTACACGGTGCCCGCCACCTGCGAGCAGGACCTGTTCTGGACCGGCGTCTACAACACCGTCTCGTTCACTTTTTTTAACGTGACGTGCACGCTCGGCGTGGCGCTGGTCACCGCGCTGATCCTCAACCGCAAGATCATCGCCCGCGGTTTCTTCCGCGCCATCTTTTTCTACCCGGTGCTGCTGTCGCCGGTGGTGGTCGGGTTGGTGTGGCAGTGGTTCCTTAACCGCAACGGGCTGCTGAATCTGATGCTATCGTCGCTGGGTGGCCAGCCTGTCACGTTTTTGCTGGAGCCGTCGCTGGCGCGCTTCTGGGTGGTGTTCGTGTCGGTGTGGTTTCACGTCGGTTTTTATACCCTGATTCTGCTGGCCGGGTTGCAGGCGATCCCGCGTGATATCTACGAAGCGGCGGCGGTGGACGGCACCTCGCGCTGGCGCGGTTTCTATCGCCTGACGTTGCCGTTGCTGGCGCCCAACATTCTGGTGGTGGTGATCCTGCTGACCATCAACAGCGTGCAGATTTTCGACGAAGCCTGGGTGCTGACCAACGGTGGCGGACCGGGCACCGCCAACAACTTTATTGTGCAGTACATCTATCAGACCGCGTTTTCGTCCAACGCGTCGCAGTACGGGCTGGCGTCGGCGGCGTCGGTGCTGATGGGGCTGGTGCTGATGATCCTGACGGCGTTGCAGTTCCTGCTTACCCGTCGTCTGGAAGGCAAAAAATAA
- a CDS encoding carbohydrate ABC transporter permease yields the protein MMKIIAFLTRTRYPGRIHVTDILSWVWLVVGTLLVLIPVMWAAMSSLKTPAEINRFPPSFLPEAASTVTLPDYPKPLELWQAKQDDGSSKTLAMVRRIGLLAQMVDPKAPQEVMRVPVQNLTPQKTLHLETDNYTTPMSKFHFATYLKNTVFVTVMATLLTLLLSSMAAFALAKYEFRGRGTVLTLFLSTMMIPLSVVMVPTFLVVIGLRMGDNLWGVIIPTIATPTGVFLLRQYMLTIPDELIEAARIDAASEFRIYWKIILPLTAPALAVLAIFSVIWRWNDFLWPLIVLSSQDNFTLQIGLNAFQGQFSVQWHYILAMTMLSLLPVTAVFVFLQKYITTGIANTGMK from the coding sequence ATGATGAAGATAATCGCGTTTCTTACCCGCACCCGTTATCCGGGGCGGATTCACGTCACCGACATCCTGAGCTGGGTCTGGCTGGTGGTGGGCACGCTGTTGGTGCTGATCCCGGTGATGTGGGCGGCGATGTCGTCGCTGAAAACCCCGGCGGAGATCAACCGTTTTCCGCCCAGTTTTCTGCCGGAGGCCGCCAGCACCGTCACGCTGCCCGACTACCCGAAACCGCTGGAACTGTGGCAGGCGAAGCAGGACGACGGCAGCAGTAAAACGCTGGCGATGGTGCGGCGCATCGGCCTGCTGGCGCAGATGGTGGACCCTAAAGCGCCGCAGGAGGTGATGCGGGTGCCGGTACAGAACCTGACGCCGCAGAAAACCCTGCATCTGGAAACCGACAACTACACCACACCGATGTCGAAATTCCACTTCGCCACCTACCTGAAAAACACCGTGTTCGTGACGGTGATGGCGACGCTGCTGACGCTGTTGCTCAGTTCGATGGCGGCGTTCGCGCTGGCGAAATATGAGTTTCGCGGGCGCGGCACGGTGCTGACGCTATTTCTGTCCACCATGATGATCCCGCTGTCGGTGGTGATGGTGCCGACCTTTCTGGTGGTGATTGGTTTGCGCATGGGCGACAACCTGTGGGGGGTGATTATTCCCACCATCGCCACGCCCACCGGGGTGTTCCTGCTGCGCCAGTATATGCTGACCATCCCGGATGAGCTGATCGAAGCCGCGCGCATCGACGCCGCCAGCGAATTTCGCATCTACTGGAAAATCATCCTGCCGCTCACCGCGCCGGCGCTGGCGGTGCTGGCGATCTTCTCGGTGATTTGGCGCTGGAACGATTTCCTGTGGCCGCTGATCGTGCTATCCAGTCAGGACAACTTCACGCTGCAAATCGGCCTGAACGCGTTTCAGGGGCAGTTCTCGGTGCAGTGGCACTACATTCTGGCGATGACCATGCTGTCGCTGCTGCCGGTGACGGCGGTGTTCGTGTTCCTGCAAAAATACATCACCACCGGCATAGCCAACACGGGAATGAAATAA
- a CDS encoding LacI family DNA-binding transcriptional regulator, translating into MATLKDIADRAGVSISTVSRVLNGTAPISAKVRQQIMAIATEQGYPLHKASKTADNPEPLRHIMLATPRNLMLESDLNLVSLTLINRLKTLCQQRNIQLSPFVGEPDSINEQQLLQALRGGRESGILIVNDDHPTLLNAVAESGVPAVLINGEDPTMRLNTVMPANHYSAAAAVRYLIAQGHRRILHLTWHSRQTIRERERGYRDALVEADIPLDERLILSLPDFQPLTARDALLGWLAHHPDRLGVTAIFCAADNQAIGVAEALNQHGLRVPDDMSVMGMDDILPLDMLPLALTTVHLPFEEMARAALHLLTQQLLPTQSLGVAQRIELAGHLKVRDSVRRATPPAVSAVG; encoded by the coding sequence ATGGCGACGCTCAAAGATATTGCCGACCGCGCGGGCGTGTCGATCAGCACGGTATCCCGGGTGCTGAACGGCACCGCGCCTATCAGTGCCAAAGTCCGTCAGCAGATTATGGCGATCGCCACCGAACAGGGTTATCCGCTGCATAAAGCGAGCAAAACGGCGGACAACCCGGAGCCGCTGCGCCACATTATGCTGGCGACGCCGCGCAACCTGATGCTGGAAAGCGACCTCAATCTGGTGTCGCTGACGCTGATCAACCGGCTGAAAACTCTGTGTCAGCAGCGCAACATCCAGCTCAGTCCGTTTGTCGGCGAGCCGGACAGCATCAACGAGCAGCAACTGTTGCAGGCGCTGCGCGGCGGGCGGGAGAGCGGCATTCTGATCGTCAACGACGACCACCCCACGTTGCTGAACGCGGTGGCGGAAAGCGGCGTGCCGGCGGTGTTGATCAACGGCGAAGACCCGACCATGCGTCTCAACACCGTGATGCCCGCCAACCACTACTCGGCCGCCGCCGCGGTGCGTTACCTGATTGCGCAGGGGCATCGTCGCATTCTGCATTTGACCTGGCATTCCCGCCAGACCATTCGTGAGCGTGAACGCGGTTACCGCGACGCGCTGGTTGAAGCGGATATCCCGCTGGATGAGCGGTTAATTCTGTCGCTGCCGGATTTCCAGCCGCTGACCGCCCGCGACGCGCTGCTCGGCTGGCTGGCGCACCACCCGGACCGGCTCGGCGTCACCGCCATCTTCTGCGCCGCCGACAATCAGGCCATCGGTGTGGCGGAGGCGCTCAACCAGCACGGCCTGCGGGTGCCGGACGACATGTCGGTGATGGGGATGGACGATATTCTGCCGCTGGATATGCTGCCGCTGGCGCTCACCACCGTGCATCTGCCGTTTGAAGAGATGGCCCGCGCGGCGTTGCACCTGCTCACCCAGCAACTGCTGCCGACCCAGTCGCTCGGCGTCGCCCAGCGCATCGAGCTGGCCGGGCATCTGAAGGTCAGGGATTCGGTGCGGAGGGCTACGCCGCCGGCCGTTTCAGCGGTGGGCTGA
- a CDS encoding ABC transporter ATP-binding protein yields MASLELKNVHKSYGSIQIIKGVDLIIRDGEFMVFVGPSGCGKSTLLRMIAGLEPITDGELWIGDRKVNDLGPAERKIAMVFQSYALYPHLSVRKNLAFGLENLHFPKDEIERRIGDAARMLGLEPYLERKPRALSGGQQQRVAIGRAIVRDPDLFLFDEPLSNLDAKLRVQTRGELTRLHQKLRTTMIYVTHDQVEAMTMAQRIVVLNGGRIEQVGTPLELFNRPKNKFVAGFIGSPRMNMFPATISSASDDGVDVRCPSGNLLRLPFRGEEGKTVELGIRPSHCQLVSEHDDGVSLCIDRCEMMGHETFIYGRCAGIDDELIVHLPGHHEFRTGELVFVRFPQDYCHLFDADSGQALPRLAEQKA; encoded by the coding sequence ATGGCGAGTCTGGAACTGAAAAACGTCCATAAAAGCTATGGGTCGATACAGATTATCAAAGGCGTGGATCTGATCATCCGCGACGGGGAGTTCATGGTGTTCGTCGGGCCGTCCGGCTGCGGTAAATCCACGCTGTTGCGGATGATCGCCGGTCTGGAGCCGATCACCGACGGAGAGCTGTGGATCGGCGATCGCAAGGTCAACGATCTTGGCCCGGCGGAGCGCAAAATCGCCATGGTGTTCCAGTCCTACGCGCTCTATCCGCACCTGTCGGTGCGCAAGAATCTGGCGTTCGGGCTGGAAAACCTGCATTTCCCCAAAGACGAAATTGAACGGCGCATCGGGGACGCCGCGCGCATGCTGGGGCTGGAACCGTATCTGGAACGCAAGCCGCGGGCGCTGTCCGGCGGGCAACAGCAGCGCGTCGCCATCGGCCGCGCCATCGTGCGCGACCCGGACCTGTTCCTGTTTGACGAGCCGCTGTCCAACCTTGACGCCAAGCTGCGGGTACAGACCCGCGGCGAGCTGACCCGGCTGCACCAGAAGCTGCGCACCACCATGATTTACGTCACCCACGATCAGGTGGAGGCGATGACCATGGCCCAGCGCATCGTGGTGCTCAACGGCGGACGCATCGAACAGGTGGGCACGCCGCTGGAGCTGTTCAACCGGCCGAAAAACAAGTTTGTGGCCGGTTTTATCGGTTCGCCGCGTATGAATATGTTCCCCGCCACCATCAGCAGCGCGTCGGATGACGGGGTGGACGTCCGCTGCCCATCCGGCAACCTGTTGCGGCTGCCGTTTCGCGGCGAAGAGGGGAAAACGGTGGAACTGGGCATTCGTCCCTCGCACTGTCAACTGGTGAGCGAGCATGACGACGGCGTGTCGCTGTGCATCGACCGCTGCGAAATGATGGGGCACGAAACCTTTATCTATGGACGCTGCGCCGGCATCGACGACGAGCTGATCGTGCACCTGCCGGGACACCACGAATTCCGCACCGGCGAGCTGGTGTTTGTCCGCTTCCCGCAAGACTATTGCCACCTGTTTGATGCCGACAGCGGTCAGGCGCTGCCGCGTCTGGCGGAACAGAAAGCCTGA
- a CDS encoding transcriptional regulator, which translates to MTSPSFIPRQAPHNDPDSVANLLRAGLAQVQQLSGNRWTDYNLHDPGVTLLELLCFALTDLIYRTDFDVADYLTQPDGRLDFAAQGLMLPEQIFPPRPCTRQDYQQALLDAMDEVEQAWVTPDGQGRYHIDLLLTEAARQRCDHHPALRDEIVDAAAHLYHHARNLGEDLAGVRIIDSHGLRLHADIELQYHDNADDVAADIYFQAEQWIRGDEADSHTDNYTNNDTDNRGAPGDARVAADRLLSALYTRLINIDGVGHIRRLRLISQSCRGDNPDNAPDHFSPGDWILLPKKHDDIDLNLTHQGHPLPIDFSTMSIRLVRRKAQNGTLREQIRRQTATLIPPPHGSWRALADYRSIQSLFPGVYRLDAPRVPVALNRQEQLQIQQFRGYLLLFEQLMANFCANLANLRELFSPATDTGRSYAFGLLDDEQFRGVDLLYPDDAAARFHHLLADVDHYPDRKGRLLDYLLALYGETLDTRLWRQPGDDSVQGRQQLEYQRRFIQAIDRLTRDRGAGFNTRQPMTERENRGGFVDRVALLLGMDDADAWPYSQTLARQGWQLLADDAFLHSTAGQSHLQWLDPLSLDSLLDVPLNDAPADGIDVATAHEVLALRLRPLPVTLLQRGVMLDHYRILPPGADGLYQALFRLPPASGAQNGLWLHLGASRQPAQLVRVINQLRRELIRLNHRCEGVYVVEHLLLRPAPGGDDARPDGDPFPGQLSVILPGYTARGSDPVFRAQADALIARQCPAHLLPRCHWLDIHVMGEFETAWLAWLDARRESAGQPSCDEAAARLTAFLQSLHTHSPVPQPAFPQPPFPQPQGQDA; encoded by the coding sequence ATGACGTCGCCGTCATTTATTCCAAGGCAAGCACCCCACAACGACCCTGATAGCGTCGCCAACCTGCTGCGCGCGGGGCTGGCGCAGGTTCAGCAGCTCAGCGGCAACCGCTGGACCGACTACAACCTGCACGATCCCGGCGTCACCCTGCTGGAGCTACTGTGTTTCGCCCTCACCGACCTGATTTACCGCACTGATTTCGACGTCGCGGATTACCTGACGCAGCCGGATGGACGCCTCGATTTCGCCGCGCAGGGGCTGATGCTGCCGGAACAGATTTTCCCGCCCCGCCCCTGCACCCGACAGGATTATCAGCAGGCGCTGCTGGACGCGATGGACGAGGTGGAACAGGCGTGGGTCACGCCGGACGGCCAGGGGCGCTACCACATTGACCTGCTGCTGACCGAGGCGGCGCGTCAGCGTTGCGACCACCACCCGGCGCTGCGCGACGAGATCGTCGATGCGGCGGCGCACCTCTACCACCACGCCCGCAATCTGGGCGAAGACCTCGCCGGGGTACGCATCATCGACAGCCACGGGCTGCGGCTGCACGCCGACATCGAGCTGCAATACCACGATAACGCCGACGATGTGGCGGCCGACATCTACTTTCAGGCCGAACAGTGGATCCGGGGCGATGAGGCCGACAGCCACACCGATAACTATACCAATAATGACACCGATAACCGCGGCGCACCGGGTGACGCGCGGGTGGCCGCCGACCGACTGCTATCGGCGCTCTATACCCGGTTGATCAACATCGACGGCGTCGGCCACATCCGACGGTTGCGGCTGATTTCACAGTCCTGTCGGGGCGATAACCCCGATAATGCGCCGGACCACTTCAGCCCCGGCGACTGGATCCTGCTGCCGAAAAAGCACGACGATATCGACCTCAATCTGACCCATCAGGGCCATCCGCTGCCGATTGATTTCAGCACCATGAGCATCCGGCTGGTGCGGCGTAAGGCGCAAAACGGCACGCTGCGCGAACAAATCCGCCGCCAGACCGCCACCCTGATCCCGCCGCCGCACGGTAGCTGGCGTGCGCTGGCGGATTACCGGTCGATTCAGTCGCTGTTCCCCGGCGTCTACCGGCTGGACGCGCCACGCGTCCCGGTGGCGCTGAACCGGCAGGAACAGCTACAGATACAGCAATTTCGCGGCTACTTGCTGCTGTTCGAGCAACTCATGGCTAACTTCTGCGCCAACCTGGCCAACCTGCGCGAGTTGTTTTCCCCGGCCACCGACACCGGGCGCAGTTACGCCTTCGGCCTGTTGGATGATGAGCAGTTCCGCGGGGTGGATCTGCTGTATCCCGACGACGCGGCGGCGCGTTTTCATCACCTGCTGGCCGACGTCGACCACTACCCGGACCGCAAAGGGCGGCTGCTCGACTATCTGCTGGCGTTATACGGCGAAACGCTGGACACCCGGCTGTGGCGTCAGCCGGGCGACGACAGCGTGCAGGGCCGCCAACAACTTGAGTACCAGCGCCGGTTTATCCAGGCCATCGACCGCCTGACCCGCGATCGCGGCGCCGGTTTCAACACGCGCCAGCCGATGACCGAGCGGGAAAACCGGGGCGGATTCGTCGACCGGGTGGCGCTGCTGCTCGGGATGGACGACGCCGACGCGTGGCCTTATAGCCAGACGCTGGCCCGACAGGGGTGGCAGTTGCTGGCCGATGACGCCTTCCTGCACAGCACAGCGGGTCAGTCGCATCTGCAATGGCTGGATCCGCTGTCTCTCGACAGTTTGCTGGATGTGCCGTTGAACGACGCACCTGCGGACGGCATCGACGTGGCGACGGCGCACGAGGTGCTGGCGCTGCGCCTGCGGCCATTGCCGGTCACCCTGCTGCAACGTGGCGTGATGCTGGATCACTACCGCATTCTGCCGCCCGGCGCCGACGGCCTCTATCAGGCGCTGTTCCGGCTACCGCCGGCGTCGGGGGCGCAAAACGGGTTATGGCTGCATCTGGGCGCCAGCCGTCAGCCGGCACAACTGGTGCGCGTCATCAATCAGCTGCGCCGCGAACTTATTCGCCTGAATCACCGCTGCGAAGGGGTGTACGTGGTGGAGCACCTGCTGCTACGCCCGGCGCCCGGCGGCGATGACGCCCGCCCCGACGGCGACCCGTTTCCCGGCCAGCTCAGCGTGATCCTGCCCGGTTACACCGCCCGCGGCAGCGACCCGGTGTTCCGGGCGCAGGCCGACGCGCTGATCGCCCGGCAATGCCCGGCGCATCTGCTACCACGCTGCCACTGGCTCGATATTCACGTCATGGGCGAGTTTGAAACCGCCTGGCTGGCGTGGCTCGACGCCAGACGGGAATCCGCCGGCCAACCGTCGTGCGACGAAGCCGCCGCCCGGCTGACGGCGTTTTTGCAATCGTTGCACACGCATTCTCCCGTTCCTCAACCCGCCTTTCCTCAACCACCCTTTCCTCAACCACAAGGACAGGACGCATGA